In Lactococcus paracarnosus, a genomic segment contains:
- a CDS encoding phosphotransferase family protein, whose translation MMQENDVNWHYVPLNNSFGQSINNVFYATFGNQKAFVKVNASPLLASISQVGLTPKIIWTKRNSSGDMLTAQSWVDGLVLAATEMGDIQINQTLGTLHHSKMLVEAFKKFGDKVTTPKNLIDTLYEQAHRRLLDNSYLSAVLNELREATPKFDAQQAVVVHGDVNHHNWLRNDHSGKIYLVDWDTVALSDAFVDVAHLLSHYVAPNKWRDWLDYSGYRVDEEAYAKVEWYGMLSFLKQINENLWSDNLQAANSEIIGLRNFRAIFK comes from the coding sequence ATGATGCAAGAAAATGATGTCAATTGGCATTATGTACCCTTAAATAATTCATTTGGTCAAAGTATCAATAATGTCTTTTATGCAACGTTTGGCAACCAAAAAGCATTTGTAAAAGTAAATGCAAGTCCACTTTTAGCGTCGATTTCACAAGTTGGCTTGACGCCAAAAATCATTTGGACCAAGCGAAACAGCAGTGGCGATATGCTAACAGCACAATCATGGGTAGATGGTCTTGTATTAGCTGCTACTGAGATGGGTGATATACAGATTAATCAAACATTGGGCACATTACACCATAGTAAAATGCTGGTAGAAGCCTTCAAAAAATTTGGTGATAAAGTTACAACGCCCAAGAACTTAATTGATACATTGTACGAACAAGCGCATAGACGTTTGCTCGATAACTCCTATTTATCAGCAGTGCTTAACGAGTTACGAGAGGCTACACCGAAATTTGATGCACAGCAAGCTGTGGTAGTACATGGTGATGTTAATCACCATAACTGGCTGAGAAATGATCATAGCGGGAAAATATACCTCGTTGATTGGGATACAGTAGCCCTATCAGATGCTTTTGTAGACGTTGCCCACTTGCTTAGCCACTATGTTGCGCCAAATAAGTGGCGAGACTGGCTAGATTATTCAGGATACAGAGTAGATGAAGAAGCATATGCCAAAGTAGAGTGGTATGGCATGTTGTCATTTTTAAAACAGATCAATGAAAATCTATGGTCAGATAATCTGCAAGCTGCAAATTCAGAAATAATAGGCTTGAGAAATTTTAGAGCAATTTTTAAATAA
- the trmB gene encoding tRNA (guanosine(46)-N7)-methyltransferase TrmB — protein MRVRNRKGAPEMMAANSQYVVENPEAFRGKWSEKFGNDNPIHIEVGSGKGGFITGMAQQNPDINYIAIDMQLTVLSFALDKVLSLALPNVQLLHVDGSSLTNYFEVGEVDLVYLNFSDPWPKTRHEKRRLTYKDFLKTYETILVKDGQVHFKTDNRGLFEYSLSAMSQYGMVLNQVWLDLHADTVFAEKNVMTEYEAKFSEKGQVIYRVEAQFQDEMSKMSI, from the coding sequence ATGCGAGTCAGAAATCGTAAAGGCGCGCCAGAGATGATGGCAGCAAATAGCCAATATGTCGTTGAAAATCCAGAAGCCTTTAGAGGTAAATGGTCAGAAAAATTTGGCAATGATAACCCCATTCATATCGAAGTAGGCTCTGGTAAAGGTGGCTTTATTACAGGGATGGCTCAACAAAATCCAGATATTAATTACATTGCGATTGACATGCAGCTAACGGTCTTATCTTTTGCACTGGATAAAGTACTGAGTTTAGCGTTGCCAAATGTTCAGCTCTTACATGTTGATGGCAGTAGTTTGACCAATTATTTTGAGGTTGGTGAAGTGGATCTTGTCTACCTTAATTTTTCAGATCCGTGGCCCAAAACACGTCATGAAAAACGCCGATTGACCTATAAGGATTTCCTTAAAACTTATGAAACCATATTAGTTAAAGATGGGCAAGTTCATTTTAAAACAGATAATCGTGGTCTTTTTGAATATTCATTAAGCGCGATGAGTCAATATGGGATGGTGTTAAATCAAGTTTGGTTGGATTTGCATGCAGATACTGTATTTGCTGAAAAAAATGTGATGACAGAATATGAAGCAAAATTTTCTGAAAAAGGTCAAGTGATCTACCGTGTGGAGGCGCAATTTCAAGATGAAATGTCCAAAATGTCAATCTGA
- the nrdR gene encoding transcriptional regulator NrdR produces MKCPKCQSDESKVVDSRQAENAIRRRRECEACHNRFTTFERIEEMPLLVIKKDDTREIFNRDKIITGIVRSARKRPVSSESIEKAVERVERKIRMLSENEVRSEIVGEFVMEELADLDEITYVRFASVYRSFKDVSDLEELLRNITNKNK; encoded by the coding sequence ATGAAATGTCCAAAATGTCAATCTGATGAATCTAAAGTTGTCGATAGTCGACAAGCTGAAAATGCTATAAGACGTCGTAGGGAGTGTGAAGCTTGTCATAATCGCTTTACGACCTTCGAGCGGATAGAAGAAATGCCTTTGCTCGTCATTAAAAAAGATGATACACGTGAAATCTTTAATCGTGATAAAATCATTACAGGTATTGTCAGAAGTGCAAGGAAACGCCCAGTATCCTCAGAATCGATAGAAAAAGCCGTTGAACGTGTTGAGCGTAAAATCAGGATGTTATCTGAAAATGAAGTTCGTTCTGAGATTGTCGGTGAATTTGTCATGGAAGAACTGGCTGATTTAGATGAAATCACTTATGTGCGTTTTGCCAGTGTCTATCGTAGTTTTAAAGATGTCAGTGATCTAGAAGAGTTACTCAGAAATATTACAAATAAAAATAAATAA
- a CDS encoding DnaD domain protein, whose product MRPIDKFIVKNNDKISFDAGVFVMYYQPIIGLEGFALYQLLRVFPQQNGRLSDLLNRLDYGMNALELSIEKLSALKLMDIYDDHGKLTFVLHSHLSPEQFLSDSLYKQLLIDKIGQTAVAKLDQSNTFSGKNISKRFSDIYRVNDVQTAVETSSQETGSLDLAAFRVAMQQQGVQFSDETKDTLALYALSEKFGLDWYQLFKIAETTQNGDQSLNTANMSRRLITLNQKQPRLLDFSKAEQALIRTAKSERPESLLAQIKKRRFDGHPTQKEKQLLARLSRDGVADDIQNMLIIYFLEIRSYSNISDYIEEQANRWKKDQVTTAELAVKWLATYQSKQAEKIKKKVQAKAKVAPVGSKTPDWYDPAYKNETDAKQQAELERIKQETLKKMNGGD is encoded by the coding sequence ATGAGACCAATTGATAAATTTATCGTCAAAAATAATGACAAAATCAGTTTTGATGCTGGTGTTTTTGTCATGTATTATCAACCGATTATCGGACTTGAAGGGTTTGCACTCTATCAATTACTACGGGTATTTCCGCAACAAAATGGGCGACTATCTGATTTGTTAAACCGATTAGACTATGGCATGAATGCCTTAGAGTTGAGTATTGAAAAACTATCCGCCTTAAAGCTAATGGACATCTATGATGATCATGGTAAGTTAACATTTGTCCTGCATAGTCATTTAAGTCCAGAACAATTCTTGTCAGACTCACTATATAAGCAACTATTAATAGATAAGATAGGTCAGACAGCTGTAGCCAAGTTAGATCAATCTAATACATTTTCTGGTAAAAATATCTCAAAACGTTTTTCTGATATATACCGAGTAAATGATGTCCAAACAGCTGTTGAGACCTCGTCACAAGAAACGGGATCGCTAGATTTAGCGGCTTTTCGGGTAGCAATGCAACAACAAGGCGTTCAGTTTTCTGATGAGACAAAAGATACGCTTGCGCTTTATGCCCTATCAGAGAAGTTTGGCTTAGACTGGTATCAGTTATTTAAAATTGCTGAGACAACTCAAAATGGGGATCAGTCTTTAAATACAGCAAATATGTCCCGTAGATTAATTACATTAAATCAAAAGCAACCGCGTCTGCTAGATTTCTCTAAAGCAGAACAAGCTTTGATTAGAACGGCAAAATCTGAACGACCTGAGAGCTTACTAGCGCAGATAAAAAAACGGCGATTCGATGGGCATCCGACACAAAAAGAAAAGCAGTTATTAGCACGCTTATCAAGAGATGGTGTAGCTGACGATATTCAAAATATGTTGATTATTTACTTCTTAGAGATTCGAAGCTATTCAAATATATCAGATTATATAGAAGAGCAGGCTAATCGTTGGAAAAAAGATCAAGTGACGACTGCAGAGCTAGCTGTAAAATGGCTAGCGACATATCAGAGTAAACAGGCTGAAAAAATAAAGAAAAAAGTACAAGCAAAAGCAAAAGTAGCACCAGTTGGTAGTAAAACGCCCGACTGGTATGATCCTGCTTACAAAAATGAAACAGATGCAAAACAGCAGGCTGAACTTGAAAGAATCAAGCAAGAGACGCTTAAAAAAATGAATGGCGGTGATTGA
- the dnaI gene encoding primosomal protein DnaI yields MAFDSIADGMKTRLDWDKYHQLSEKILENQEIQDFISKNDFQPLQVNKSLSKFNEYVTEKAKFVSGEPTKIAGYEPILFNNEGFADVTYRATADTLAKEAELSKKRRVRLIGMPKDMVDISWDDVLLDDANRIKAYQAVATFISDYPNQAGIYLYGQFGVGKSFMMAAMANELAEKGISTTLIHYPSFISDNSGFDDLKAQANEVKKTEVLVLDDIGAESNNDWIRDNILQVILQYRMQENLPTFFTSNLTMLELEQRLAMTKKGDETWSAKRVMERVRKLSTEYALAGENRRNG; encoded by the coding sequence ATGGCTTTTGACTCGATAGCAGATGGGATGAAAACGCGGCTTGATTGGGATAAGTATCACCAATTGTCAGAAAAGATTTTAGAAAATCAAGAAATTCAAGATTTTATATCCAAAAATGACTTTCAACCACTACAAGTTAACAAATCATTATCAAAGTTTAATGAATACGTGACTGAAAAAGCAAAATTTGTCTCAGGTGAACCGACAAAAATTGCTGGTTATGAACCGATTTTATTTAATAATGAAGGGTTTGCTGATGTTACCTATCGTGCGACAGCTGATACTTTAGCAAAAGAAGCTGAGCTGAGTAAAAAACGTCGTGTCAGATTAATCGGTATGCCCAAAGATATGGTTGATATTTCTTGGGATGATGTCTTGTTGGATGACGCTAACCGAATTAAAGCCTACCAAGCAGTAGCGACCTTTATTTCTGACTATCCAAATCAAGCTGGGATTTATCTTTATGGTCAATTTGGGGTTGGAAAAAGTTTCATGATGGCTGCCATGGCAAATGAATTGGCTGAAAAAGGTATCTCAACCACCCTAATTCACTATCCATCATTTATTTCGGATAATTCAGGATTTGATGATTTGAAAGCACAAGCTAACGAAGTTAAGAAAACCGAAGTATTGGTCTTAGATGATATTGGTGCTGAGAGTAATAATGATTGGATTCGTGATAATATTCTGCAAGTCATCTTGCAGTATCGGATGCAAGAAAATCTCCCGACATTTTTCACTTCAAATCTGACGATGCTTGAACTTGAGCAACGGTTGGCAATGACGAAAAAAGGGGATGAGACCTGGTCAGCAAAACGTGTCATGGAACGTGTTCGTAAGTTGTCGACTGAGTATGCGTTAGCGGGTGAAAACCGACGTAATGGCTAA